A stretch of the Streptomyces sp. NBC_00078 genome encodes the following:
- a CDS encoding C-terminal binding protein: protein MRVVYTDPAWALDADGRPDPALAAVERSVLGPDADIELGLFEDSYVTSGDRFLKFVRGADALVIYRCQVTPELVDAVSPGCKVVARSGVGVDNLNAPLLARTGIIGFNVPDYCGDEVSTHTLALLLALERGVSVQDRLVRADRWGIHRGGIPRRTSARTVGIVGFGRIGRATARKLQAFYGQVLAVDPHVHADVMAGHGVVPVGSLEELLERCDAVVLHTALTDETRNLISGSALDRVKPGAFLVNTARGALVDPGCVLRALESERLGGFASDVFSPEDPNQSPVARKLLERDDVIVSSHRAFLSAESEESLRRRVAEGVRSVLRDDIPPAEGRVA, encoded by the coding sequence GTGCGCGTCGTCTACACCGACCCCGCCTGGGCTCTGGACGCCGACGGGCGTCCCGACCCCGCCCTGGCGGCCGTCGAACGCTCCGTTCTCGGCCCGGACGCCGACATCGAACTCGGCCTGTTCGAGGACTCCTACGTCACCTCCGGGGACCGCTTCCTGAAGTTCGTGCGTGGGGCGGACGCCCTCGTCATCTACCGGTGCCAGGTCACCCCGGAACTGGTCGACGCAGTCTCGCCGGGCTGCAAGGTCGTCGCCCGCAGCGGCGTGGGCGTGGACAACCTCAACGCACCACTGCTCGCCCGCACCGGCATCATCGGCTTCAACGTCCCCGACTACTGCGGCGACGAGGTCAGCACCCACACCCTCGCCCTGCTGCTGGCCCTGGAGCGGGGGGTCAGTGTCCAGGACCGTCTGGTGCGGGCGGACCGGTGGGGCATCCACCGCGGCGGCATCCCGCGCCGTACCTCGGCTCGCACCGTGGGCATCGTCGGCTTCGGCCGCATCGGCCGCGCCACTGCCCGCAAACTCCAGGCGTTCTACGGCCAGGTGCTCGCCGTGGACCCCCATGTCCACGCCGACGTGATGGCCGGCCACGGCGTCGTCCCGGTCGGCTCTCTGGAGGAACTACTCGAACGCTGCGACGCCGTAGTCCTGCACACCGCGCTCACAGACGAGACCAGGAACCTGATCAGCGGTTCCGCACTGGACCGGGTGAAACCGGGCGCCTTCCTCGTCAACACCGCGCGCGGTGCCCTGGTGGACCCCGGCTGTGTGCTGCGCGCGCTGGAGAGCGAGCGCCTCGGCGGGTTCGCCTCGGACGTCTTCTCGCCCGAGGACCCCAACCAGTCCCCGGTCGCCCGCAAGCTCCTGGAACGCGACGACGTGATCGTCAGCTCCCATCGCGCGTTCCTGTCGGCGGAGTCGGAGGAGAGCCTGCGCCGGCGCGTCGCCGAGGGCGTTCGCTCGGTTCTGCGCGACGACATCCCGCCGGCCGAGGGCCGTGTGGCCTGA
- a CDS encoding phosphonoacetaldehyde reductase: protein MTGTAPGALVVAEGIGEIARVIERLTGPPRRTPRVAQVVGPGFAGRSWAPRLTDALRPLDPTVVVHEGPTTPDSVATLVRQLRAIRADTVVAIGGGTVMDAVKAAAALSQRGPLDADQVRQACAAGPVPDDPTAPFKVVAIPTTAGTGAEATPFATLWDLRHRRKLSLTGPGVRPRAAVLAPELLAGLGRRDLATGILDALCQGAEASWSIRSTPESIHWGTSAVTLVAEVLDRVQDGTPDGEAWLGLQRAAHHSGRAIALAQTSSCHAISYPLTLRLGLAHGHACGVTLGRLLRHNHAVSPDDCVDPRGAGHVRRVIDSLAAPLGGTPARAAARVERFIAACGLPSYDELAADHRRVAAEAVSYPRCHDNPRRLNHESLSRLLGERSETEEICG, encoded by the coding sequence GTCGTGGGTCCGGGCTTCGCCGGACGGTCCTGGGCCCCCCGGCTGACGGACGCCCTGCGCCCTCTCGATCCCACGGTCGTGGTGCACGAAGGACCGACCACTCCGGACAGTGTCGCCACGCTCGTCCGTCAACTGCGGGCGATCCGGGCGGACACGGTGGTGGCGATCGGCGGCGGAACCGTCATGGACGCGGTGAAAGCGGCGGCAGCCCTCTCCCAGCGGGGTCCGCTGGACGCGGACCAGGTCCGCCAGGCCTGCGCGGCCGGGCCGGTGCCCGACGATCCCACCGCCCCGTTCAAGGTCGTGGCGATCCCCACCACCGCCGGGACCGGCGCCGAGGCCACGCCCTTCGCCACCCTGTGGGACCTCCGGCACCGGCGGAAACTGTCGCTCACCGGACCCGGCGTACGCCCGCGCGCCGCCGTGCTCGCCCCCGAGCTGCTGGCCGGACTCGGGCGCCGCGACCTCGCCACGGGCATCCTGGACGCCCTCTGCCAGGGGGCCGAGGCGTCCTGGTCGATCCGCTCGACACCGGAGTCGATCCACTGGGGCACCTCCGCCGTGACCCTGGTGGCCGAGGTCCTCGACCGCGTCCAGGACGGCACCCCGGACGGCGAGGCATGGCTCGGTCTCCAGCGCGCCGCCCACCACTCCGGGCGGGCCATCGCCCTGGCCCAGACCTCCTCGTGTCACGCCATCTCCTACCCCCTGACGCTCCGGCTGGGCCTGGCCCACGGCCACGCCTGCGGGGTGACGCTGGGCCGCCTGCTGCGCCACAACCACGCCGTGTCCCCGGACGACTGCGTCGATCCGCGGGGTGCAGGCCACGTACGCCGGGTGATCGACTCCCTCGCCGCACCGCTCGGCGGCACGCCGGCCCGGGCCGCGGCCCGAGTCGAGCGCTTCATCGCCGCCTGCGGACTGCCCTCCTACGACGAACTCGCCGCCGACCACCGGAGGGTGGCGGCCGAAGCCGTGTCGTACCCCCGCTGCCACGACAATCCCCGCCGGCTGAACCACGAGTCCCTCAGCCGGCTCCTGGGCGAACGATCGGAAACGGAGGAGATATGCGGATAG
- the hepD gene encoding 2-hydroxyethylphosphonate dioxygenase: protein MRIDPFKVAHWMNARKYTAAQTADRAGLPLDDLRRLLGDERHDLGQAAADALAGALSVELSQLAGEAHRDLTVVHKSADDMHASRRPIQRDGIHFYNYYTLAAPEGRVAPVVLDILCPADRLPALNNGHLEPAITVNLGPGDINGRWGEEITPQNWRVLHANGGTDRWITGDSYVEPSYCPHSYSLAGDAPARIVSYTAQSNISPLMTEANGWSAEAFEEALKALSGKVTAGSVLDLFLARRVHTRASAAEAAGVNPADLEQALRSPDSAVGTDVLRRLGRAVGFDYRVLLPADDQHDGVGKTWTTVDDSRRSRRAWGTYEAASMASAAHLPDLVGTFLRVDSDGGAADLIDHAENHYIVTEGRLTLEWDGPDGPSSAALEPDGSAWTGPFVRHRWHGTGTVLKFGSGAHLGYQDWLELTNTFEPAATLRRGRHDVAGWGYDN from the coding sequence ATGCGGATAGACCCGTTCAAGGTCGCTCACTGGATGAACGCCCGCAAGTACACGGCTGCCCAGACCGCCGACCGCGCCGGGCTGCCACTGGACGACCTGCGCCGCCTGCTCGGCGACGAGCGACACGATCTCGGCCAGGCGGCGGCGGACGCCCTCGCCGGGGCCCTGAGCGTCGAACTCTCCCAGCTGGCCGGCGAAGCACACCGCGATCTGACCGTGGTGCACAAGTCGGCGGACGACATGCACGCCTCCCGCCGCCCCATCCAGCGCGACGGCATCCACTTCTACAACTACTACACGCTGGCCGCGCCGGAGGGCCGGGTCGCCCCCGTGGTGCTCGACATCCTCTGCCCGGCCGACCGGCTGCCCGCCCTCAACAACGGCCACCTCGAACCGGCCATCACCGTCAACCTCGGCCCCGGGGACATCAACGGCAGGTGGGGCGAGGAGATCACCCCGCAGAACTGGCGCGTCCTGCACGCCAACGGGGGCACCGACCGCTGGATCACCGGTGACTCCTACGTCGAGCCGTCGTACTGCCCGCACAGCTACTCGCTGGCCGGCGACGCACCGGCCCGGATCGTCTCCTACACCGCCCAGTCGAACATCTCCCCCCTGATGACGGAGGCCAACGGCTGGTCCGCGGAAGCGTTCGAGGAGGCGCTGAAGGCCCTGTCCGGCAAGGTGACCGCCGGCTCGGTCCTGGACCTCTTCCTGGCCCGCCGGGTCCACACCCGCGCGTCCGCCGCCGAGGCTGCCGGAGTGAACCCGGCCGACCTGGAACAAGCACTGCGCTCGCCCGACTCCGCGGTGGGAACGGACGTGCTGCGGCGGCTGGGCAGGGCCGTCGGCTTCGACTACCGGGTCCTGCTGCCCGCCGACGACCAGCACGACGGAGTCGGCAAGACCTGGACGACGGTCGACGACTCCCGCCGCTCCCGCCGCGCCTGGGGCACCTACGAGGCCGCCTCGATGGCCTCCGCCGCCCACCTGCCCGATCTCGTCGGCACCTTCCTGCGGGTCGACTCCGACGGCGGCGCTGCCGACCTGATCGACCACGCCGAGAACCACTACATCGTGACGGAGGGCCGGCTCACCCTCGAATGGGACGGACCCGACGGCCCCTCCTCGGCGGCGCTGGAGCCCGACGGCTCGGCATGGACCGGCCCCTTCGTCCGGCACCGCTGGCACGGCACCGGCACGGTGCTGAAGTTCGGCTCCGGCGCCCACCTCGGCTACCAGGACTGGCTGGAGCTGACCAACACCTTCGAGCCCGCGGCCACGCTGCGCCGGGGCCGGCATGACGTCGCCGGCTGGGGTTACGACAACTAG